The region ATCCCAAGCAACGGTTCGGGTTAGAAGAACAAAGCATGACGACCCAAGCTCCGGCACGGTCTTAAAAAACCAAGGCAAAATCGGTCTGCCATGCAAAATTACAACTGTTTAATTGGTTAAACAACGTCAATCAAGACGTACTAGGCAAATTCCTACCAGCCCTTATGGCTGAGGATATCCTTAACTTTTTCCTCGGTCTTTTCTTCCACGAGGATCATTTTCTTGGCCTGTGCTTTTTTGATCTTATCGGTCAGCACGTTGATGTCGGCGGGCTTCTCAACGAAATCCATTGCGCCGAGCTTCATGGCTTCGATGCCTTTTTCAACGGTGGCGTGACCGCTGAGCAGGATTACCTGCATTTCCGGACGTGACTTCCTGATATGCTTGAGTGCTTCGATACCGTCAATTCCGGGCATCTGGAGATCGAGCACGATTGCGTCGAATCCTTCGGCGTCTACTTTGTCGAGGGCATCCTGAGGATTGGTGCATGCGGTTACGTTCATGCCGCGAAGTTCCATGCGTTCTGCCAGACCTTCAACAAATTCCTTTTCATCATCAACCAGA is a window of Desulfovibrio sp. JC010 DNA encoding:
- a CDS encoding response regulator translates to MAEKVLLVDDEKEFVEGLAERMELRGMNVTACTNPQDALDKVDAEGFDAIVLDLQMPGIDGIEALKHIRKSRPEMQVILLSGHATVEKGIEAMKLGAMDFVEKPADINVLTDKIKKAQAKKMILVEEKTEEKVKDILSHKGW